A region of the Flavobacteriaceae bacterium MAR_2010_188 genome:
ACTATTAAAGAGACAGTGTCTGATTGCTTTTCAGTACAATTCGCACTTTTAACAATGGCATAATAGTTACCAGCGTTATTAAGAGTGGTTTGAGCAATGTTCAATGTATTTGTTGTAGCGTCAGAAAAACCACTACCATCGTTTATTTTATCCCCATCTTTATACCATTCAAAAATCAGGTCATCTCCAGTAGCTGCAACACTAAATGACACAGGCTCAGTTAAACAAACTGCATTAGAGAGAGGTTGAGTTCCTATTTGAACTGCTTTTTTGACTGTGATTTTTCCAGTGCTACTAACTGAAGAGCATTCTCCAACTGTCGTTACAGTGTAATTAAAAATTCCAGATTCTGATGGTGTTCCGCTTATAGTTAATTGTAAGCCAGAAAGGGATGCGGTGACCCCAGATGGAAGTCCGGTTACATTTGCATTGGTTACTGTATTGCCTCCAAGAGTGTAAGTTATATTTACTATAGGAGAATCGATACAAACAGTTTGTTCTGATGTAGAGGTCGCCGAGGTTCTAGTAATTGTATCGTCTTCTTTAATTGTAATGGTTCCATTAATAATGGCTGATTTACAATTTCCACTTGCAGTTACAGTGTAATTATAGATTCCAGGAGTAGAGGATGATCCGTTAATTTTAAAGGTAGAGCCGCTTAAGGACCCAGTAATATTATTTGGAAGGCCACTTACTTGCACATTAGTGAAGGTTCCTCCAACCGTAAATGAAATTTCTTGAGCCGCTTGACCAATACAAAGAATTTGATCTTTGTTAGTAGGACTAGTTAAAGTTGCATCGGGATTGACTGTGATTTTTCCAGTAGTCGTCACTGATTGGCAATCTCCCGTTGCGGTAATTACATAATCAAAAACTCCGGTTTGGGTTGGTGTTCCCGAGAGTTTATAAGTTGTTCCACTTAAACTCCCAGTAACGCCTGTTGGTAAACCACTTGTATTAGCATTGGTAGTGTAATTGCCTAAAGCAAAACTCATATCAGCAATGTTAGTATCAATACAAACAATTTGGTCCTTATTAGATGGAGGTGTTATAGTTGAATTGGACTTGATGGTGAGCTGTCCAGTTTTAGAAGTCGTCTTGCAGCCACCAGTGGTGTTAACGGTAAAGTTGAAAACTCCACTCTGAGAAGGTTGACCAGAAATTGTAAATTTCCCCGCATTATAATTGCCCGTAACCCCAGTTGGTAAACCAGTTACAGAAGCACCTGTAGCACCACCGCTTAAGTCATAGACCATATTGGTAATATTGGTGCCTATACAAACTTCTTGATTTTGATTTGTTCCTTCTGAAATAATTTGGTCAGGATTTACAGTAATGGTACCTGTCGCAGTTTTTTGTGCACAAATCCCAGATGTTTGAACCGTGTAATTAAATGTGCCAATTGCCGTCGGTGTTCCGGTAATGACAAAGTTATTTCCTGATTTGGCACCGCTCAGTCCAGCTGGTAATCCATTAACTGATGCCCCGGTAGCCCCACCGCTAAGAGGAAATGAAATCGAAGCAATACTTACATCTTTACAAACTGTCTGATTATTATTAGCTGGAGTTGTAATAAAAGCGTCCGGATTAACCGTTATTGGCACGTTCTGGTTAAGCGTCCTTGTACATGCTGTGGTGTTGGTATATGATATGCTCAATAAAGAAACAGTAGTTGTTGTGGGAGCGCTTGTGGAATTTGTTAACGTTCCTGTAATTATGGTTGCAGTACCTGAAGCATTTAGATTAACAGTTTGATTAGCGCCCGTTCCAACTTTATAGATTACTGTTGTATTCGGGGTGCCAGACAAATCTAGTGAAACAGAACTGCCTGAACATGCTGAGTTTGTTTGAGGAGTTAGAGTTGCAGTTGGATTAGTTTGAACATAAATAGTCATAGTGTCTGACTTCGTTGAACATCCTGCAACATTAGAATTTGTGGTTATTGTCACAGTGTATGAGCTCCCAGCGGTGGCGTTGGATATGTCCAATATAGCATCAAGCTTACCTTTTTCACCTCCACCAAAAGAAGTTCCATTAGGAATCGTCCAATCCCATTTATTATTTCCCCCTCCTGCAGCCGCGCCTCCTAGGGCACCAGCTAGTTGAACAGATGGTGTGCCTACGCAAACATACTGATCAGGACCGGCATCTACTGATGCATAGTCACTAATAGTTGTTGTGAAACTAGTAGAAATTGAATTCGTACAGGGGTTGCTTCTAATTAGAGAAACTGTCCTGTCACCAACGGCTGGGTTTGTAAATGCAACCGTAATTTCTCTTGTATTCTGACCTGATTGAATATTGAAGCCAGATGGAACCACCCAATTATATGTTAGAACATTACTATCCTCCGAAACTGGCACACTAAACTTAACAGTCCCATTTGTAGGGCAAATACCGGATGGTCCAGTAATTGTGGTGGCAGCTAACGCAGTAAAAACCTTATTAGCGATAGGAGTAGGGCTAGTTGCAGTAGTAGAGGACAAACACGGATAGTTAGATGTCATTACTACACTAACTACATCGTTTGCGGAAATTGTTCTGGTTAAAGTAGGTGATGTTGATGGCGATCCTACATCATTACCATTTACTTTCCATTGATAAGTCGGTGCAGTTCCACCGTTTGTTGGAGTTGCCGTAAAAACAACTGAAGCCCCGGTACAAATATTATTGTCCGCATCATTTGAACTAATGCTAACCGAAGGAGTTAATGTGGGGTTTACAGTTACTGTAATAGGATTACTAGTAGCTGTCGTAGCGGCTAAACAAGTTGCGTTAGACGTCATTACAACGGTAACAATTGCTCCGTTAGTTAAATTTGTTGGACTAAAGTTGTTGGTTGTAGTATTTCCACCCACACTCGCACCATTAACTTTCCACTGATAATTTGGCGCACCGCCACCATTTGTTGGAGTAGCGGTAAAGCTTACGGCTGAATTAGGGCAAATAGTAGTCGGAGTTGTATTGGCAATTGTAACGGACGGAGTTAATTTAGGATTTACTTTCGTTGTGATTCCATTACTTGTAACTATTGCCGAAGTAACACATCCTTCACTTGAAGTCATTTTAACGCTTACTGTCTGTCCATCAGTTAAGCTATTTGTAGTATAAGTTGTTCCTGTACCTACCGCAGCAGTACCCACCAACCACTGATAGGTTGGAGTTGTACCTTGATTTGTTTTGGTATCTACTGAAAAAGTTACCGAATCTCCCGAACATATCTCATTAGCAGGTGAATTAGTTGCGGCACTCGATTTAATTGTAACCGCTGGAATTAATTTTTGGGTAATGTTAATAGTTCCAGTTAAAGTTGGATCATCACATGGGCCATCAGATGTAACTGTAAATTCATGCGTTCCAACAACAGCACTTGTTCCGCTGATTGTGAATTTTTTTGTGGATGCATTATAATTGCCACTAATTCCTGAAGGTAGCGTGGAAACGAACGCTGTAGTCGCGCTACCACCTATATCATAAACTATATTGGTAATAGAAACACCCTCACATAACGTTTGAGTTACTGGTCCTGAAGCTTTATTTATAGTTGCATTACCCTGAACCGTAATGATTCCAGAAGTTGTAGCTACTGTACAAGAATTTCCAGTAGTGGTAATGTTGTAGTTAAAAGTACCAGATGCTGAAGGATTACCTTGAATCGTTAATGTAGTTCCACTCACAGATTTACTAATTCCAGATGGAAGTCCTGTAACCGTAGCATTGGTAGCTCCTCCATCTAATGTAAAAGTAATTGGGGTTAATGCAGTGCTTATACAAACCGTCTGATCTGCCGTTCCATTCGCTGTTATGGTGTGGTTAGGGTTAACCGTAACACTTTTAGTTTCAGTTATTGGAGTACGCGGAGTTGCGCAAGGTGCAGAAGACACTACTTCTAAACTAATATTATTTGCTACTGAAGCACTAAAACTTGTAGTTACTGAGGATGAAGTTCCACCAGAAATAGCTTCTCCATTTTTATACCATTTGTAGGTTGCTGACGTACCAACGTTTTGAGGATTTGTAATAGTGTAGGTCACGTCGGCGCCCTCACATGCCGTTGAAGGGCCAGAAATTACGAATGAAACAGGCTGTAGTGGATTAACGCTATAAGTCAATTCTTTATCCACAGAAGGAATACAGGTTGCATTGGAAGAAGTAACCACCACTTTAATTTTATCATCAGGGGATGTAAATGAGGTCAGGTTAAGAGTAGTAGATGTACTTGCAGAACCCTGTGATGTGCCATTTAGAAACCATTCATATCTCGGGTTATACCCAGACGGTAAGTTATTTGTTGTGGCCGTAAAGGTCACCTCAGCATCCTCACAAAACGTATTGCCAGCGCTAGATGCTATGTTTACTGCTCCAGTTGTAGTGAAGTTCTGAACATTAATCGTGGTAGTACAATCAGTTGATCCATCACTGTCGGTAACAGTCAACGTTATTGTCTTACTACCAATATCAGCGCAAGAAAAAGAGGTTTGAGAGGCGGCGAAAGATAAAGTACCATTACCTGAACTATTATCATTCAAATCAGCGGGATTTAAGGTCGCATTTCCGTTCACATCGAGAGTCAGAGTTACGGACTTACAATTCGCAGTCAGAAGATATAAATTCTCTTCCAAACTTGAATTTCCAACAGCAACCTGCTCCGCATTAAATTCAACAATTTCCCTAATGCTTTCGGCCGAATCTAAATTCTGGTTAGTAAGTGGTGATCCATAAAGGCTGTTATGGAAACTGGTGATTTTATTTTCGTCAACAATAGAACTACCAAAACTATAGAAGGTAGTAAGTGTAAGAAGCAGTGATAAAGCGGTTATGTAAAAGTGTTTCATTCTGACTAATTTGGTTAGGGCATATACGTTAAAAAACCTTAATTGGTTTTATACCGAGGTTTAAAATAACTATAGAGTGAGGGATGGTGTAAAATTATAGTTAGCAAGAGGTTACAGCAAATATTATCGTTGAAATGCGGAATTCGACCATTGAATAACTAGCATTTAATTTCACCGAAGATTGCTGCTGTTTATCTCTACTATTTGAGCATAATTTTCTATTCTTACTTTTGGTTATTAGACATAAATATTGAACGAAGATAAATATTTATTTGATATTAACACCGATAAAGTGTATAAAAAATCCGATAAAACGGAAAATTTCAATTTTTGGATAATTGTAGGAAGATTATATAATTGTTTTGGTTTGTCGCTAATCCAGTAATGTGTTATTTAAAATACGTTCCATAATTTTATATCCTTCCGCGTTTGGATGAACTCCATCATCACCTAAATTGGCTTTTAATCCACCTTTTTCATCAACCATTTCTGAATGATAATCAACATAAACCAAAGCTTTTTCTTGCGCCAAATCTTTTAAGAAGTTGTTCAAGGAAATCACCTTTTCAGCTGGTGCTAATCCTGGTCTCCATGGAAAGTCATAGGCGGGTAATACTGAACATAAATACACTTTAATATTATTTTGGAGCGCGAGTTCACACATAGATTGTATGTTGTCTTCTATCATCTTTTGGGTCGACGGTCCCGTATTACCCGCGATGTCGTTTATACCCGCTAAAATAACTACCGCTTTTGGATGTAAATCGATGACGTCTTGTCTAAATCTTATTAGCATTTGCGGCGTAGTTTGTCCACCAATGCCTCTATTTACAAATCCTTTATTTTGGAAATATTCTGGTCTTTGATTGATCCAACCCTCAGTTATAGAATTTCCCATAAAAACGGTTAGGGAATCTGTCGGAAGAGAATCCATAAGTCTCGTGTTTTGTTCTTGATATCGGTTTAAATTTGGCCAATCTTGTGCGTACATAAAAGTTGTTAGGCTGAAGAATATAAGTGCACTGATAATATTGTGGATTTTTGTTGAAGACATCTCTCAATCGATTTTGATTATCTGATTAAATTTCGCTCTCACGATGATATCCTATAGGACTTTAAATTTAGCGGCGTATACAATTGTAATGAGAGTACTTTTTATGTTAGTATAAATATAGCGATTCTGGTAATTAATTTTTGTTTCCAATTTACCTAGAAAATCAAACCTCCTTTTCTTTATTTGTATGACATTGAAAGATTCTTTTCTTAAAATACCGTTTCAATCGGAATAATAAAAGAACGAATCAAATGAATTGGGTTATATGTAATATGGTAAAGACAAAAAAAAATGCCAACAAACCGTGTTTAATTCAGAATAATTATAGAAGAATCTATTGATTTTTTTCTATAAATTGTTTAATGGTTGTGGCCAATTTTTTCGGTCTCTCTAATGGAAGTAAGTGTCCAGATTTTTTTATGACTTTGAGTTGGTGATTTTTGATATTTGGTAATACTTCACTATAAATACTATCAATTGGAATAATCGGATCCTTCTCAGATGCGATAACAAAGGTTAGAATTTTCATCGAATCGATTGCCTTCGAAATATTATTCACCATTCCTTTTTCTACCCACCATTTCCAAGTTTTTTCTTCAACCTCAAGATTTGTGCTAATGGCCATTTCTAATTTATCGCCGCTTAGTTTTTTTACGGTCGCCTTATCAACACTGTTTTCAGAATCTTTTCTATCTGGCAGCTCCAACATCTTCGAGCGATCTTTATCGCTCATTTTTTCAACGGTTGGAGGCGAAGGGCAAACTAGAATAAGAGCGTTAGGTAGGCCACGTTTCATATTACTTACTGCTGCTAAAATCAATTTAGCGCTCATAGAATGTCCGACTAAATAATATTCAGTTAGACCTAAATGCGCCATAAAATCTTTAAGGTATTCTGAAAATGTTTTGATTGATGGACTTTTAAACGCACGGGTGTTGCCAAAACCAGGCAAGGTGAGTGCGATAATGGTAAAATCCTTTTTAAGAAACTCAATGGTCCAGTCCCAACTTTTAGCGCTCCCGCCAAAGTAATGAAGCAGAATAATGGTTTGATCACCGTCACCAAATTTTTCGTAATTGTATTCCATAAATTATCACATTATCAAATTAACTAGACTAAAATCTGAAGAAGTTATAAAGATAACATGAAGTTAATTAAATGGATAACAGTGACTTCAGAATGTATTCAGTTAATAGTAAATATACCATTTTACTAGTTTTGAACAACATTGGATGAAAAGTAAAAATCATTCTTAAATGCTATAGTAACTAAAAAAAGAAAAATGGATTTAAAGATTAAAGGAAAAACTGCCTTAATTACTGGCGGTGATTCAGGTTTAGGACTAGAAACTGCAAAGTTTTTGGTAAAAGAAGGAGTGAATGTCATTTTATCGGACAAGGATGATGACCAAGGTTTAAAGGATGCGGTTAAGGAAGTCGAAAAAGATTGTGTTGATGGATGTGAAGTTGTTGGATGGGCTGCAGATATTTCAAATGATAAAGAGGTAATCGCCTTAGCGGACAAAATCGAAAAGAAATTCGGCGGGGCGCATATTATATTTCATTCTGCCGGCGCTCGTGGAGCTGCCGATGATTTTTTAAAATTGACCGATGAGGATTGGATGAAAACCATTGATGTCGATTTAATGGGGGCTGTGAGAGTTGCCCGTGCTTTTATTCCTCAGATGCAAAAATTAAATTGGGGAAGAATGATTATGGTAGCTTCAGAAAATGCATTCCAGCCTTATGTTGAAGAAAGTCCATATAACGCATGTAAAGCTGCTATTATAAATCTTTCAAAATGTTTATCTAGGTCTTATTCCAAAGAAAATATTTTATTTAATTGTATCTCGCCGGCATACATTAAGACGCCGATGACCGATGCAATGATGGAAGATTTGGCAGAAGAAAGAGGTACATCTGTTGATGAAGCAGTAAAATGGTTCGTCAAAAATAAAAGACCGCATATCGCGATGGAAAGAAGAGGGAGACCAGAAGAAGTCGCTTCCATGGTTGCATTTTTATGCTCAGAACATGCCAGTTATATAAATGGTTCTAATATAAGAATAGATGGTGGTGCGGTAGAAAGTGCTTTCGGATAGAATTAAAACACATAAAAGAATTTTTGCAACAAGGTCAGGGAGATTTTCTTCCTGACCTTTTTTTATTGAGCGATTCCTGCGAACGATTATTTGATGCGGGTTCAAATTATTTTAACTGTATTAACCGTATCTCAAGGGCGATAATTAAAAATCTAATTTGAATTGTAAATCCTCCAATTTAGAAGCTTTAGCTACCCAAAATATATGCATCAATAAGTTTTATAAATAACTACATTAAAACTTGAAATTTCAATACCCGCTTAGAACTTAATGATTATTGTATTTTGGAGTTCTAACGTAAATAATCTTAACAATGGAAAATAACGATCACCCAGACAACCCGATACACGATGCAGCATGGGATGTAAATGAATCTAATAGAAAATGTCCTTTTCTCGAAGGTTCTATAAAACATTCAGCCGGAAGTGGTACAACCAACAGAGATTGGTGGCCAAATCTTTTAAATTTGAATATTCTTCGTCAACATTCAACCTTATCCGATCCAATGGATAAGGATTTTAATTATGCAGAAGAATTCAAAAGCTTGGATTTGTCTGCGGTGAAAGAGGATTTATTTCAACTTATGACCGACTCGCAAGAGTGGTGGCCTGCCGATTATGGTCATTATGGCCCATTTTTTATAAGAATGGCTTGGCATAGTGCGGGTACTTATAGAATTGGTGATGGTCGAGGAGGAGCAAGCTCTGGTAGTCAGAGATTCGCCCCACTAAATAGCTGGCCAGATAATGCTAATCTAGATAAAGCCAGGTTATTACTTTGGCCAATCAAACAGAAATACGGAAGAAAGATTTCTTGGGCAGATTTAATGATTCTAACAGGAAATTGTGCTCTGGAATCTATGGGCTTTAAGACCTTCGGTTTCGGTGGCGGACGTGAAGATATTTGGGAATCAGAA
Encoded here:
- a CDS encoding NAD(P)-dependent dehydrogenase, short-chain alcohol dehydrogenase family, encoding MDLKIKGKTALITGGDSGLGLETAKFLVKEGVNVILSDKDDDQGLKDAVKEVEKDCVDGCEVVGWAADISNDKEVIALADKIEKKFGGAHIIFHSAGARGAADDFLKLTDEDWMKTIDVDLMGAVRVARAFIPQMQKLNWGRMIMVASENAFQPYVEESPYNACKAAIINLSKCLSRSYSKENILFNCISPAYIKTPMTDAMMEDLAEERGTSVDEAVKWFVKNKRPHIAMERRGRPEEVASMVAFLCSEHASYINGSNIRIDGGAVESAFG
- a CDS encoding Pimeloyl-ACP methyl ester carboxylesterase, with amino-acid sequence MEYNYEKFGDGDQTIILLHYFGGSAKSWDWTIEFLKKDFTIIALTLPGFGNTRAFKSPSIKTFSEYLKDFMAHLGLTEYYLVGHSMSAKLILAAVSNMKRGLPNALILVCPSPPTVEKMSDKDRSKMLELPDRKDSENSVDKATVKKLSGDKLEMAISTNLEVEEKTWKWWVEKGMVNNISKAIDSMKILTFVIASEKDPIIPIDSIYSEVLPNIKNHQLKVIKKSGHLLPLERPKKLATTIKQFIEKNQ
- a CDS encoding Lysophospholipase L1 produces the protein MYAQDWPNLNRYQEQNTRLMDSLPTDSLTVFMGNSITEGWINQRPEYFQNKGFVNRGIGGQTTPQMLIRFRQDVIDLHPKAVVILAGINDIAGNTGPSTQKMIEDNIQSMCELALQNNIKVYLCSVLPAYDFPWRPGLAPAEKVISLNNFLKDLAQEKALVYVDYHSEMVDEKGGLKANLGDDGVHPNAEGYKIMERILNNTLLD